From the genome of Treponema peruense:
GGAAACATTCTTGTAGCGGCACCGCAGGCAGCAACACAGCAGAATGTATGGGCAGACGCTTATATTGGCAAACTGTTTCCGTCACTCCCGCCTCACTTTGGTGTAGGTATTTCTCTTGGCGGAACAAAAATGGACATGACAGGACTTAAGAATGCAGCAACAGCATTTGAAGGAATGATCAATGACTTTGTTCCTGATTCAGGCAGCAGTTCTATTACAGATCAACTTAAAGGAACTGTAGACTTCGGTTCAATTCCTGACATATTTGTAATGCCTACTGTTTCTATTGATGCAAGAATCGGCGGTATATTCCTTCCGTTCGACATCGGAATCAGTGCAATGATGACAAACCCGTCTCTGTTCAGCGTAGATCTGTCTGACCCCAACTCAATCACATCCATGAGTGCACCCATGAACTTCAACGCATTCGGATTCAATGGTTCTGCAGACTATCTTACATTGGGCATTGATGTACGCTACTGCGTTCTTGACGGCGGTGTAATTCTTCCAAAGGTTTCTGTAGGTGCCGGATACAATATCACAAAGGGATCTTTCGGAATAAGTTCAGACCAGAGCGGTGTTGATGCAAACATGAACCTTTCTTTCAACACACAGGTTATCTACGTTCAGGCCGAAGTTTCAAAGAGCATAATGATTGCAACAGTATTCGGAGGAGCAAGAGCACTTGTTTCAAACACTTCTACCAGCTGGGCTTGGAATATCAAGGGAACAAAAAGCCTTGGAGGCAACAATCTGATAATTTCAGGCGAAGACAGCGGTTCACGCAACGCAGACACTACAAGCAGCACTTACCAGGACGGAAAGTGGGATTTCAGCGGTGTTCAGCCTCAGCTTTATGCCGGTGTAGGATTCAACTTCCTGGTATTCCAGACATCTCTGAGCGTTTGTGCAGATATCAGAAGCTTTATGGACAGGACAAATTACGAAAAAGCTCTCTGGAGTGGCGCCTTCTCTTTCCACGTAAAGTTCTAAAAAACTGCCATTGTTAAAAAAAAGGCTGCCCTTTGTTCTTGAAGGGCAGCCTTTTTTTATATACTTTTAGAACTAAAAATTAAATTCGGGTTCTGCGGCTTCTTCTACTTCAGGCTCATTTGAACTTATCATCATACCTGAAAGCTTTTCCCTGAGGGTTGCCTTTTAACAAACTCCTATTAAAATAATATAAACATCTTAATTATAGATACGAAACCAATAAAAAAAGCAAAGACAAAAAAAAAGACCGCATAAACCGGGTAGAAGTTCATGCGGTCAAGGCATAGTTATGATAATTAGAGCGAGGTAACTCTATTAGCGTTTAAGGTTGATTACTGTTTCAAGCATTGAGTCTCCGGTCTGGATAGTCTTGGCATTTGACTCGAATCCTCTCTGGGTTACAATCATGTCAGTAAGCTGCTCGGTAAGGTCAACGTTACTCATTTCAAGGGTTCCGGCAAGCATGCTTCCTTTTCCCTGTGTACCGCTTTCACCGATATTTGCCATACCGCTGTTTATTGATTCTGCATAGGTATTGTCGCCTTTCTTTTCAAGACCGCCCTGGTTTGTAAAGCTGGCCATGGCAACCTGTCCGATTGTTCTTACGGAACCGTTTGAATAAACACCAGTAATTGTTCCGCTCTGGTCAATCTTAAAGTTGTCAAGATAACCGAGCTTGTATCCGTCCTGGAAATTGGCTTTTGTTGTACTCTTTGAAGCAGCCTGTGTAATTGTATTTTCCATAGAACCGATTGTTCCGAGGCTTAAGCTGAATGTATGTCTGTACGGGTTTCCTGCGGCATCTGCATTACTGTCAGCAACATTGTATGAAGCCTGGAGAACAATTTCACCTTCAGGATTTGAAGTATTTCCGGCGCTGTCTGCAACAGAAAGAAGCTTTCCGGTATTGTCAAAGTTAAGTGTATATGTATTTGCAACACCGTCTGTTGTTCCGAATCCAATGCGTGTCTGTGTAAATTCTGCATTGTCAGGATCTACGTTTACGCTTACGTTCCACTGGTTGGGATTTCCCGGAACTTTAGAGAAATTCATCTGAACCTGGTGTGCGTTTCCGTAAGTATCGTAAATATTGATTTCTGTCTGCCAGGTTCCTTCAAGGAGCTGGTCTGCAGTTGGGTTTTCGGGAATTTCGGGTGTATTTTTGTTAAGGTTACAGAAATAGCGTACATTTTCCGTAGCTTTCGGCGGGTCTTTCTGTCCTACCGGAATTACAATGTCTGTAGGAGTAGCCGAAGTGCGCACAATCTGGCGGCCGTTTGCATCTTCTGCCATCCATCCCTGAACGCGAAGTCCGTTTGCCGGGTTTACAAGTGTTCCCTCTGAGTCAACGCCAAAAACACCGGCTCTTGAATAGAAAGTTTCATCTCCGTTTTTAAGAACAAAGAATCCGTTTCCCTGAATGGCAAGGTCTGTAGAAACACCTGTTGTCTGAAGATTTCCCTGTGTAAAAATCGTATCAATGGAAGCGACACTCATTCCGAGTCCTACTTCCTTGGGGTTAACACCGCCGACTTCTTCTGTAGGACGTGCAGCACCGTTAATCTGCTGGCTTATCATGTCCTGGAAGCTTACACGGCCGCGCTTGAATCCGTAAGTGTTAACGTTGGAAATGTTGTTTCCTATAACATCCATTCTGGTCTGATGGTTCTGAAGTCCGCTGACTCCAGCATAAAGTGATCTCATCATAATTGCTACCCTCTAAAATTATTCACCGTAAACGGCCGAAATCTGTTTCATATCATAATACATATTGCCGATGCGCACCTGCGGATTGTTTCCGTAAGTTACCGCGTCAACAGTACCTGTAGTCTTTACGCCGCCAACATCAACATCGACGGTTTTTCCGATTGTTCCGACAGCCTGTGAAGAAACCAGCATATTGTTCAGCTTGCCGAATTCCTGGTTCATGTTGGTCATCTGCTCAAGTGAACTGAACTGGGCCATCTGTGCAATAAACTGCGTGTTGTCCATCGGAGACGTCGGATCCTGATTTGAAAGCTGTGTTATCAGAAGCTTAAGAAAATCATCTTTTCCGAGCGACTGCTGCGCCTGTCTTCCGTTTACCGCAAGAGATTTGTTGAATGTGTCGACCTGCATATTGAGCTTGGCCTTTTCCTGCGGACTCATAGCCGTGTTAAGCTGAACGGAGCTTTCCATAATTCACCTCGTTAAAATCAGTCTGACGTCTTAGGCGACGACATTTATCCTGTAATCTGCAGAAGCTTCGTAGGACGTCTGGTCCCCCGCACTTACTGCAGAACCTGAATTAGAATGTACCGCATAATCACCGTATGTCTTTTCAGAAAGGAACTGTTCCGCGCTCTGCTGCCTTTCCCCTCCGAACATTCCGCCCTGTGAATTATTTTGGGCAATGCTCAGCGTAAAGGTTGCATTGTCGAATCCGCTCTGCACAAACGCTTGTCTCAGAGTGTCAAGATTCTGGCGAAAAGCTTCGAACGCTTCCCTGCTTGCTACGGTAATATGACCGGATACTACTTTATCGGAAAGTTCAAGAGTAATCTTAACATTTCCCAAAGCTTCAGGCTTAAGTGCCATATTTATTGTTCCAGTATTATTGTCCTTTAAAACTATGCTTCCGGCTTTTACAAAATCGGGCGCACTGGCTGCAATCTGCTGTGAAACCATCTGCTGGAACACCGAACCGCTTGCCTGGGCCGACTGTGTGTCTGAAGAAAGAATATTTTTTGCTGCATCCTGCGGCATGTTAAGAACAGCATTTACACTTGTTTCGCCGGCCGAACCTGAATGCGCACGCGATATTTTCATGCTGCCACTGTCATATTCAAGTTCAGATTCCGGAACAGTTACCGTGCGCTCGTCTGTAAGCGAAAAAAGTCCGTTAAGAACGCTTTTCTGTTCAGTTTTCTTTTTCTGGGGAATGCTATCTGAAAGGCCGTCTTTTGTTTCTTCACCACTCTGCGCAAGATTCAAAAATGATTCACCTTCGCTTTTGTCTGTCATGTTAAGAGCCGCAACGATTGTTCCTTCGGAAACTGCTGCCGCCTGTACCTGTGCTTCAGCGGAATTTTCCAGCAACGCAAGGAACTGTCCGGGATTGTCCACAGAAACCTGTGCTGCGGCCAGAAGACGTTCCTGCTCTGCAGACTGTGAATTGAATTCTTCTGCCGAAGTCAGCAAAGATTCAATATTGTCTTTAACGGAAGATGATTTGAGATAAGTTATATCCTGTTCTGAAAGAGGTTCTGCGGCAAAAACGGCAGCGTCTTCTTTTGAAAGGGGCGCATTTTTTGTTTTGGGCTGTTCCTGTACAAGGGCTGCATTCTGGACCGAAGTTTCTTCTGCAGTTTTTTCAGAAACATTCTGCGGAATATCTTCTTTGTCATTTAGAGATTTATTGCCTTTTTTGTAAGAAACTTTCTGTTCTTCTGCAGCAGGCTTTTCTTCTGCTGTCCGGGCAGCCTCAAGCATATCCTTAAAAGAAGAGTCCGGGCGCGGTTCCTTCAGCTTTTGTGACTGAACTTCGGGCAACCCCTGTGATTTTACGACCTGTATGTTTGAAGCAAGCATGGCGACCTCCGAAACTACCGGACAGCCGCCACAGCCTTAGTTTATGGAAAGCGGTTTGTTTGCCATTTTGCGCTGTATCTCTGCCGCACGTGAAGCGGGCATAAGTGACAGCCAGTAGGCACCCATGGAAGATGTTCCTGCACTGGCGGCAATTTCTTCGGCACGGCGCAAAACGTCTATTACGTCCTGGTCATCCATGTTTACAAGAATTTCCACTGCTTTGGCAGGCTGCATTCCGTTAAGGTTTTGCACAATCTGTTCGATGTTTACACTTCTATCATCGTACTTTTTTACCAGATTGTTAAATGTTTTTTCTCTTTCTGACTGTGCATTCTCTTTGTCCGCAAGTTCCTGAGCAACCTGGGCATTTGCATCTTCCTGAACCTTTACGTCAGCCTCGCGCTTATCCAACTCCTGCGTGCGTACGTCAAGGGCTTCAAGTCTTTTTGCAAAGCGGTCATCATCAAGGTTTGCAGGAACAGAACCTGTTCCGCCTGCCACAGAAACCGAAGTCTGCGGTTCTAGCCCGAACAGTCTGTAGACAGGAGCAAACATTTTTTTTGCCTGAATTACCCCCAGATAGTCAAACCAGAGCAGTCCGAACAGTACAAGAATAACAATGAGAAGAATTAAAAGTATTGACTTGGCAAGAACCTTTGTGGAACGCACTTTTATTCACCGATAAGACCGCCGATAGCGGCTCCAAGAGTAATGTCATTGTCGCGGCTGATTATGTCATAATACAGTCCCTTTTCGCGTACAAGCACATCTTCAAGATAACCCTGTACACGGGCAAATATCTTGTATGTCTTGAAGAATGTTGTTCCATTGCAGAGAATACAGACAGGCTCGTCGGAAGAAGTACCTGCACCGCTCTTGATTACACAGGCCGCAAGAATTGAAGTGGCAAGACGTGCACAGCGTTCTACAAGTGCGTCAAGAATCTGGAACAGACGGTCATAATCTTCTTTGGTGGCACATCCGGCAGCCTTTGCTCCAAGAACAGAAGCCGTTGAATACGGAGAATGAAGGAAGGCATCCATTTCTATAAGAGTCATTTCCTTTATCTCAAGGAGTTTTTTTGCAAATGCGTCAGTAAAAAGACCTTCTTCTGCAGCAGTATGAATCATTTCAAAACTTACGGGACCAAGATATGCACCCGAGCACATTTTTTCCATGCGTGAAGTTCCAGGTTTTACGCTTTTTGCATCAAAGGCTTCATCAAAGTCAGATCTTGCAACCTTGTCGAATTTTCCGCTTTCGCAGACAACAATCTGTCTCTTGAGTCCCTTGTACGCTGCGTCTTCAGGCTGGATATAAGCGCCGTTCATTCCTGTTCCGAGAATAAAACCGATGTATGAAGAATACTTCATTCCTTCGTCCGGGGCGGCGGCACCTGCAAGAAGTGCTGCAACCGTGTCGTTAAGAAGAAGAACATTCATTTTATTCTTCCAGCCGTGGTCTGCGAGAGCCTTTTTGAGTTCCTTTCCAACCCTGCAGCCGGCTACTTCGGGAGCCTTGATTTCTTTTGAAAAGCCAAGAAGGATTCCGTCGCCGTCATCTGTAATTGTCATCGGGTAAGAAAAACAGAAACCTATATTGCAGGACTTGTCCTTGAGGTGTTCAAGATTTTCTGCAAACTGATTGAAGAATTCAGTACGGGAAAGTTCCTTTTCTATTCCAGGCATCTTTGTCTTTTCCATAAAGTCAATGGAAGGCTTACCTGTTGAATCAAAGGTAACCAGGCACGATCTGAAGTTTGTTCCGCCTGCATCAATTACAATTACACTTTTTCCTGCAGCTGCCTTTGACGGTGGATTGCTGTAAGTCAAAATCATATCCTGACTGGCAGGACGACGGCACAGACCTTCGTGCATATCTGAAAGAAGTGCATCTGTTACGGAATTTATATCAACATGATGATTAAAATTGTGTTTTCCCAAAAAAGCCGCAACTGCTGTATTCATAAATTACCTCTGATCAAATTTAAAATAATTCTTTATATATTTTACCATACTACATCAAAAATTCAAGATATAACAGGCTCAGGACAGATATATTTTGGGCATATATTTCGCTCAGGATTGAAAAAAAATACATATGAATATAAAATAACTGCCCTATGCTCGAAGATACTCTTAAAGACCAGCTTAATCCGGAACAATACAGGGCCGTAACTACCATAAATGGTCCTATACTTATAATTGCAGGTGCCGGCAGCGGAAAAACACGCGTAATAACCTACAGAATAGCAAACATGCTCGAAAAGGGAATTCCGCAGAGTCAGATTCTGGCCCTTACTTTTACAAACAAAGCCGCAAAGGAAATGGAAGACAGAATAAAAAGCCTTACAGGAAGAAAACTCCAGAACCTTACTGTAAGTACATTCCATGCATTCGGCGTAAGGATTTTAAGGCAGGATATAGACAAGCTGGGCTACAGACCGAATTTTTCAATCTATGACGAAACAGACAGAAAATCTCTCATAAAAGAAACAGGCCGCGAGCTTCAGTTTACGGCAGATGCAATGGATCTTTTTAAAATAGGTGCACTGTTCAGCGACGTAAAAACCGGCAGAAAAGGCTGGCAGAGCGACAACGATATGTACAGGCAGCTTTACGAAGGCTATCAGGAAGGACTCAAGCTTTATAATTCCGTAGACTTTGACGATCTTATTACCCTTCCCATAAAGCTTTTCAAAGAGCACCCCGAAGTTTTGGAGCAGTACAAAAACCGCTACAAGTACATAATGGTAGACGAATTCCAGGACACAAGCCACCAGCAGTACGAACTCATGCGCCTTCTTGCCGACAAAAACGTTGCTGTTGTAGGTGACGATGACCAGAGCATTTACAGCTGGCGCGGTGCCGACTACCAGAACATTGTGAATTTTGAAAAGGACTTTCCCGATGTACAGGAAATAAGGCTCGAACAGAACTACCGCTCAACAGGAACAATTCTTGCAGCCGCAAACGGTGTAATAAAGCACAATACAAACAGAAAGGACAAGGAGCTTTGGAGCGGTAACGGCAACGGCAAACCCATCGAAATCTACATGCCCGAAAACGAAGCGGCAGAAGCAGACTTTATTGCAGAAACAATCCAGGGAATCTGTGCCGAAGAAAAACGGAATTACGATGACTTCGGTGTACTCATGCGTGCAAATACACAGAGCCGCGCAATAGAAGAAGCCTTTCTTGAAAGCAACATCCCCTACACAATGAGCGGTGGAACAAGTTTTTTTGAGCGCAAGGAAATAAAGGATATCATAAGCTATCTGAGAGTTATCTCGAACCATGACGATGACATAAACCTTCTTAGAATTATAAATACGCCGCGCCGAGGACTGGGAAGAACCACAATAGAAGCCGTAAACAAGGTTTCTGACACAATGGGATTTTCACTCTGGGAAGGAATAAAGGCAATAATCGAATCTTCTACCGAAGAATGTCCGGTAAGCGAAAAAACAAGGGCAGATCTTGGTGCGTTTATATCACTTATAGAAAGCTACAAAACCATGCTCAGCGGAAAAGGATTGAGTAAAAAAGTGCGCGCACTGGTAGATGAAATTGCCTACTTTGACTACCTGATCAGCGAAAATCCCAAAAGCGAAAAGGCTGCCCGCTTCAAGTACATGAACATTGAAAGCCTCATAAAAAGTATGGAACAGTGGGAAAACAACCCCGAACACGAAGACACAAGTCTTTTTGCATACCTTAACCGCATTACCCTTCTGTCGCGCGATGATCTTGACGACGGGGAACAGGACAAGGGAAAAGTAAATTTAATGACAGTTCATGCAAGCAAGGGACTTGAGTTCCCTGTAGTTTTTATTGCAGGAGCCGAAGAAGGTCTTATGCCCCACGCCCGTGCAGTAGAAGAAGGCGGTGAACAGGCTATAGAAGAAGAACGCAGGCTTTTTTACGTGGCAGTTACAAGGGCAAGGGACCGTCTCTTTATTTCTTCATGCCTCAAAAGAAGAAAAATGACAGCCACTGTAGAATGCGCTCCAAGCAGATTTCTCGAAGAAATACCTGAATCACTCGTAGAATACCACGAACCGTCAAAGGAAGTCTCTGACGAACAGGCTCATGAACTTCTGCAGAATATGCTCAAAAACATGTCACGCCCGAGGGTTCCGAAACTGTAATATTCCGGCTCGGTTGCAGTACAAAACTGAAAAAATGTGCTATACTGTAATCAAAAGTTCCCGGAGGATTTATAAATGAATAGAAAACTCGGACAGGCATTTCTTATTGCAGCAGCATTTGTTTTTTTCTCATGCAAAACGCTGGGCAAAACCGACACATATCCAGAGCCTT
Proteins encoded in this window:
- the flgE gene encoding flagellar hook protein FlgE, which produces MMRSLYAGVSGLQNHQTRMDVIGNNISNVNTYGFKRGRVSFQDMISQQINGAARPTEEVGGVNPKEVGLGMSVASIDTIFTQGNLQTTGVSTDLAIQGNGFFVLKNGDETFYSRAGVFGVDSEGTLVNPANGLRVQGWMAEDANGRQIVRTSATPTDIVIPVGQKDPPKATENVRYFCNLNKNTPEIPENPTADQLLEGTWQTEINIYDTYGNAHQVQMNFSKVPGNPNQWNVSVNVDPDNAEFTQTRIGFGTTDGVANTYTLNFDNTGKLLSVADSAGNTSNPEGEIVLQASYNVADSNADAAGNPYRHTFSLSLGTIGSMENTITQAASKSTTKANFQDGYKLGYLDNFKIDQSGTITGVYSNGSVRTIGQVAMASFTNQGGLEKKGDNTYAESINSGMANIGESGTQGKGSMLAGTLEMSNVDLTEQLTDMIVTQRGFESNAKTIQTGDSMLETVINLKR
- the flgD gene encoding flagellar hook assembly protein FlgD, with translation MESSVQLNTAMSPQEKAKLNMQVDTFNKSLAVNGRQAQQSLGKDDFLKLLITQLSNQDPTSPMDNTQFIAQMAQFSSLEQMTNMNQEFGKLNNMLVSSQAVGTIGKTVDVDVGGVKTTGTVDAVTYGNNPQVRIGNMYYDMKQISAVYGE
- a CDS encoding flagellar hook-length control protein FliK, which encodes MLASNIQVVKSQGLPEVQSQKLKEPRPDSSFKDMLEAARTAEEKPAAEEQKVSYKKGNKSLNDKEDIPQNVSEKTAEETSVQNAALVQEQPKTKNAPLSKEDAAVFAAEPLSEQDITYLKSSSVKDNIESLLTSAEEFNSQSAEQERLLAAAQVSVDNPGQFLALLENSAEAQVQAAAVSEGTIVAALNMTDKSEGESFLNLAQSGEETKDGLSDSIPQKKKTEQKSVLNGLFSLTDERTVTVPESELEYDSGSMKISRAHSGSAGETSVNAVLNMPQDAAKNILSSDTQSAQASGSVFQQMVSQQIAASAPDFVKAGSIVLKDNNTGTINMALKPEALGNVKITLELSDKVVSGHITVASREAFEAFRQNLDTLRQAFVQSGFDNATFTLSIAQNNSQGGMFGGERQQSAEQFLSEKTYGDYAVHSNSGSAVSAGDQTSYEASADYRINVVA
- a CDS encoding periplasmic-type flagellar collar protein FlbB, which translates into the protein MRSTKVLAKSILLILLIVILVLFGLLWFDYLGVIQAKKMFAPVYRLFGLEPQTSVSVAGGTGSVPANLDDDRFAKRLEALDVRTQELDKREADVKVQEDANAQVAQELADKENAQSEREKTFNNLVKKYDDRSVNIEQIVQNLNGMQPAKAVEILVNMDDQDVIDVLRRAEEIAASAGTSSMGAYWLSLMPASRAAEIQRKMANKPLSIN
- a CDS encoding hexokinase family protein, which gives rise to MNTAVAAFLGKHNFNHHVDINSVTDALLSDMHEGLCRRPASQDMILTYSNPPSKAAAGKSVIVIDAGGTNFRSCLVTFDSTGKPSIDFMEKTKMPGIEKELSRTEFFNQFAENLEHLKDKSCNIGFCFSYPMTITDDGDGILLGFSKEIKAPEVAGCRVGKELKKALADHGWKNKMNVLLLNDTVAALLAGAAAPDEGMKYSSYIGFILGTGMNGAYIQPEDAAYKGLKRQIVVCESGKFDKVARSDFDEAFDAKSVKPGTSRMEKMCSGAYLGPVSFEMIHTAAEEGLFTDAFAKKLLEIKEMTLIEMDAFLHSPYSTASVLGAKAAGCATKEDYDRLFQILDALVERCARLATSILAACVIKSGAGTSSDEPVCILCNGTTFFKTYKIFARVQGYLEDVLVREKGLYYDIISRDNDITLGAAIGGLIGE
- a CDS encoding ATP-dependent helicase, coding for MLEDTLKDQLNPEQYRAVTTINGPILIIAGAGSGKTRVITYRIANMLEKGIPQSQILALTFTNKAAKEMEDRIKSLTGRKLQNLTVSTFHAFGVRILRQDIDKLGYRPNFSIYDETDRKSLIKETGRELQFTADAMDLFKIGALFSDVKTGRKGWQSDNDMYRQLYEGYQEGLKLYNSVDFDDLITLPIKLFKEHPEVLEQYKNRYKYIMVDEFQDTSHQQYELMRLLADKNVAVVGDDDQSIYSWRGADYQNIVNFEKDFPDVQEIRLEQNYRSTGTILAAANGVIKHNTNRKDKELWSGNGNGKPIEIYMPENEAAEADFIAETIQGICAEEKRNYDDFGVLMRANTQSRAIEEAFLESNIPYTMSGGTSFFERKEIKDIISYLRVISNHDDDINLLRIINTPRRGLGRTTIEAVNKVSDTMGFSLWEGIKAIIESSTEECPVSEKTRADLGAFISLIESYKTMLSGKGLSKKVRALVDEIAYFDYLISENPKSEKAARFKYMNIESLIKSMEQWENNPEHEDTSLFAYLNRITLLSRDDLDDGEQDKGKVNLMTVHASKGLEFPVVFIAGAEEGLMPHARAVEEGGEQAIEEERRLFYVAVTRARDRLFISSCLKRRKMTATVECAPSRFLEEIPESLVEYHEPSKEVSDEQAHELLQNMLKNMSRPRVPKL